A stretch of the Pseudomonas helvetica genome encodes the following:
- a CDS encoding DUF1653 domain-containing protein — protein MPIQPGLYQHYKGPQYRVFSVARHSETEEEVVFYQALYGDYGFWVRPLSMFLESVEVDGEQVPRFALVQAEPSLFSRP, from the coding sequence ATGCCGATACAACCAGGGCTCTACCAGCATTACAAAGGTCCGCAGTACCGCGTATTCAGTGTTGCGCGGCATTCCGAGACCGAAGAAGAAGTGGTCTTCTACCAAGCCCTGTATGGCGATTACGGCTTTTGGGTGCGTCCCTTGAGCATGTTCCTGGAGTCGGTCGAAGTTGACGGCGAACAGGTCCCACGCTTTGCTTTGGTGCAGGCCGAACCAAGCCTTTTTTCAAGGCCATAA
- the fadA gene encoding acetyl-CoA C-acyltransferase FadA, translated as MSLNPRDVVIVDFGRTPMGRSKGGMHRNTRAEDMSAHLISKLLERNVKVDPSEVEDVIWGCVNQTLEQGWNIARMASLMTQIPHTAAGQTVSRLCGSSMSALHTAAQAIMTGNGDVFVVGGVEHMGHVSMMHGVDPNPHMSLYAAKASGMMGLTAEMLGKMHGITREQQDAFGVRSHQLAHKATVEGKFKDEIIPMQGYDENGFLKLFDYDETIRPETTLESLAALKPAFNPKGGTVTAGTSSQITDGASCMIVMSAQRAQDLGIQPMAVIRSMAVAGVDPAIMGYGPVPATQKALKRAGLGIADIDFFELNEAFAAQALPVLKDLKVLDKMNEKVNLHGGAIALGHPFGCSGARISGTLLNVMKQNGGTFGVSTMCIGLGQGIATVFERV; from the coding sequence ATGAGCTTGAATCCTAGAGACGTCGTGATTGTCGACTTCGGTCGTACTCCGATGGGCCGCTCCAAGGGCGGCATGCACCGCAACACCCGCGCCGAAGACATGTCGGCACACCTGATCAGCAAGTTGCTGGAACGCAACGTCAAGGTCGACCCGAGCGAAGTCGAAGACGTGATCTGGGGCTGCGTGAACCAGACCCTGGAGCAGGGCTGGAACATCGCCCGCATGGCGTCCTTGATGACTCAGATCCCGCACACGGCTGCCGGCCAGACCGTCAGCCGCCTGTGTGGCTCGTCGATGAGTGCATTGCACACCGCAGCGCAAGCGATCATGACCGGTAATGGTGACGTGTTCGTGGTTGGCGGCGTCGAGCATATGGGTCACGTGAGCATGATGCACGGTGTCGATCCGAACCCGCACATGTCGCTGTACGCGGCGAAAGCCTCGGGCATGATGGGCCTGACCGCTGAAATGCTCGGCAAAATGCACGGCATTACCCGTGAGCAGCAAGATGCCTTCGGCGTGCGCTCCCACCAACTCGCCCATAAAGCGACGGTGGAAGGCAAGTTCAAAGACGAAATCATCCCGATGCAGGGTTACGACGAGAACGGTTTCCTGAAACTGTTCGACTACGACGAAACCATCCGTCCGGAAACCACCCTGGAAAGCCTGGCGGCGTTGAAGCCGGCGTTCAATCCAAAGGGTGGCACCGTGACAGCCGGTACTTCGTCGCAGATCACCGATGGTGCTTCGTGCATGATCGTGATGTCGGCGCAGCGTGCACAGGACCTGGGCATCCAGCCGATGGCGGTGATCCGCTCGATGGCAGTGGCAGGTGTGGATCCGGCGATCATGGGCTATGGTCCAGTACCGGCGACACAGAAAGCACTGAAGCGTGCAGGTCTGGGTATTGCCGATATCGACTTCTTCGAACTCAACGAAGCTTTCGCTGCACAGGCCCTGCCAGTGCTGAAAGATTTGAAAGTGCTCGACAAGATGAACGAGAAGGTTAACCTGCACGGCGGCGCGATCGCCCTGGGCCACCCATTCGGTTGCTCCGGTGCACGTATCTCCGGCACGCTGCTCAATGTAATGAAGCAGAATGGCGGCACCTTCGGTGTATCGACCATGTGCATTGGCCTCGGCCAGGGCATTGCCACCGTTTTCGAACGCGTTTAA
- the lexA gene encoding transcriptional repressor LexA, with the protein MIKLTPRQAEILAFIKRCLEDNGYPPTRAEIALELGFKSPNAAEEHLKALARKGAIEMTPGASRGIRIPGFEAKADESTLPIIGRVAAGAPILAQQHIEESCNINPSFFHPRADYLLRVHGMSMKDVGIFDGDLLAVHTTREARNGQIVVARIGDEVTVKRFKRDGSKVWLIAENPEFAPIEVNLKDQDLVIEGLSVGVIRR; encoded by the coding sequence ATGATAAAACTGACGCCACGCCAAGCTGAGATTCTGGCTTTTATCAAACGCTGCCTCGAAGACAACGGCTATCCGCCGACCCGTGCAGAAATCGCCCTGGAGCTTGGCTTCAAGTCGCCCAATGCTGCGGAAGAACACCTCAAGGCACTGGCGCGCAAGGGTGCAATCGAAATGACGCCCGGCGCTTCACGCGGCATTCGCATCCCGGGCTTCGAAGCCAAGGCCGACGAGTCCACCCTGCCCATCATTGGCCGGGTTGCTGCCGGCGCTCCGATTCTCGCTCAACAGCACATCGAAGAATCCTGCAACATCAACCCTTCCTTCTTCCATCCACGTGCCGACTATTTGTTGCGCGTTCACGGCATGAGCATGAAGGATGTGGGGATTTTCGACGGTGACCTGCTTGCCGTGCACACCACGCGCGAAGCCCGTAACGGCCAGATCGTGGTTGCGCGGATCGGCGACGAAGTGACCGTCAAGCGCTTCAAGCGCGACGGCAGCAAGGTCTGGCTGATTGCCGAAAACCCCGAGTTTGCCCCGATCGAAGTGAACCTGAAAGATCAGGACCTGGTGATCGAAGGCTTGAGCGTCGGCGTCATTCGCCGCTAA
- the nagZ gene encoding beta-N-acetylhexosaminidase, translating into MQGSLMVDVAGTWLTAEDRQLLRQPEVGGLIIFARNIEHPRQVRELSASIRAVRPDLLLAVDQEGGRVQRLRQGFVRLPAMRAIADNPNAEYLAEQCGWIMATEVLAVGLDLSFAPVLDLDYQRSAVVGTRSFEGDPERAALLAGAFIRGMNSAGMAATGKHFPGHGWAEADSHVAIPNDERSLEEIRAKDLVPFARLSKQLAAVMPAHVIYPQVDSQPAGFSRRWLQDILRGELQFDGVIFSDDLSMAGAHVVGDAASRIEAALSAGCDMGLVCNDRAAAELALSAAQRLKVKPSARIARMRSQSFASTDYRQDPRWLTALGALKDAQLID; encoded by the coding sequence CTGCAAGGCTCGTTGATGGTGGACGTCGCCGGTACCTGGCTGACGGCCGAAGATCGCCAACTGTTGCGTCAGCCCGAAGTGGGTGGACTGATCATTTTTGCGCGCAATATCGAGCATCCGCGCCAGGTCCGAGAGTTGAGTGCGTCGATTCGTGCGGTGCGTCCTGACCTGCTGTTGGCGGTGGACCAGGAGGGCGGTCGGGTGCAGCGCCTGCGTCAGGGTTTCGTGCGTCTGCCTGCCATGCGGGCGATTGCTGACAACCCGAACGCCGAATACCTGGCCGAGCAATGTGGCTGGATCATGGCGACCGAAGTGCTGGCTGTCGGCCTCGACTTGAGCTTTGCCCCGGTGCTGGACCTCGACTACCAGCGCAGTGCCGTGGTCGGCACCCGTTCGTTCGAAGGTGATCCGGAACGTGCGGCCTTGCTGGCGGGGGCGTTCATTCGCGGCATGAACAGCGCGGGCATGGCGGCGACCGGCAAGCACTTCCCTGGCCATGGCTGGGCGGAGGCCGATTCGCACGTCGCGATTCCGAATGACGAGCGCAGTCTCGAGGAAATCCGCGCCAAGGACCTCGTGCCGTTCGCACGCTTGAGCAAGCAGCTGGCGGCGGTGATGCCTGCTCACGTGATCTACCCACAGGTCGACTCGCAGCCCGCCGGCTTCTCGCGCCGCTGGCTGCAGGACATCCTGCGCGGAGAATTACAGTTTGACGGGGTGATCTTCAGTGACGATCTGTCGATGGCCGGTGCTCATGTTGTCGGCGACGCTGCCAGCCGGATCGAAGCGGCGCTGTCTGCGGGTTGCGATATGGGCCTGGTGTGCAATGACCGTGCGGCCGCCGAACTGGCGCTGAGCGCGGCTCAACGCCTGAAGGTCAAGCCGTCTGCACGCATCGCGCGGATGCGCAGCCAGTCGTTCGCCAGCACCGATTACCGGCAGGATCCGCGCTGGCTTACCGCTCTTGGCGCGCTCAAAGATGCCCAACTGATTGATTAA
- the topA gene encoding type I DNA topoisomerase: MGKSLVIVESPAKAKTINKYLGNQYVVKSSIGHIRDLPTSGSASASKEPAAKRGKAAAGEVPALSPKEKARKQLVSRMGVDPDHGWKAKYEILPGKEKVIEELRRLAKDADTIYLATDLDREGEAIAWHLREAIGGDDSRYKRVVFNEITKKAIQEAFSQPGELDIDRVNAQQARRFLDRVVGYMVSPLLWAKIARGLSAGRVQSVAVKLVVEREREIRAFNPEEYWEVHADLGTAKGANVRFEVARENGEAFKPLNEAQAMAALEKLKASSYTIAKREDKPTSSKPSAPFITSTLQQAASNRLGFGVKKTMMMAQRLYEAGYITYMRTDSTNLSVDAVAMARTYIEGEFGSKYLPETPNVYSSKEGAQEAHEAIRPSDVNTDPSKLSGMERDAERLYELIWRQFVACQMLPAKYLSTTVSVAASGFELRAKGRILKFDGYTRVMPQMAKPGDDDVLPDMAQGDVLKLIKLDPSQHFTKPPARYSEASLVKEMEKRGIGRPSTYAAIISTIQDRGYVALHNRRFYSEKMGDIVTERLSESFSNLMDYGFTAGMEENLDDVAQGERDWKNVLDEFYGDFKKKLEVAESAENGMRANQPVMTDIPCLTCGRPMQIRTASTGVFLGCSGYSLPPKERCKATVNLVPGDEIAADDEGESESLVLRGKHRCPICSTAMDAYLLDEKRKLHICGNNPDCAGYEIEEGSYRIKGYEGPSLECDKCGSEMQLKTGRFGKFFGCTNATCKNTRKLLKSGDAAPPKMDPVKMPELKCEKVNDTYILRDGASGLFLAASQFPKNRETRAPLVIEIVPHKDEIDPKYHFLCAAPKKDPDGLPAVIRYSRKTKEQYVQTEVEGKPTGWKAFYDGGKWVVEDKRVAK; encoded by the coding sequence ATGGGCAAATCGCTGGTCATTGTGGAATCCCCGGCTAAGGCCAAGACCATCAACAAGTATCTGGGTAACCAATACGTGGTGAAGTCGAGTATCGGCCATATCCGAGACCTGCCCACCAGCGGTTCGGCTAGCGCCAGCAAAGAGCCTGCTGCCAAGCGCGGCAAGGCTGCTGCTGGTGAAGTGCCGGCGCTGTCGCCTAAAGAAAAGGCGCGCAAGCAGCTGGTCTCGCGCATGGGGGTCGATCCCGATCATGGCTGGAAAGCCAAGTACGAGATACTCCCGGGCAAGGAAAAGGTCATCGAAGAGCTGCGCCGGCTCGCCAAAGATGCTGACACCATCTATCTCGCAACCGACTTGGATCGCGAGGGGGAAGCCATTGCCTGGCACCTGCGCGAAGCCATCGGTGGTGATGACAGCCGCTACAAGCGCGTGGTGTTCAACGAAATCACCAAGAAGGCGATTCAGGAAGCCTTCTCCCAGCCGGGCGAGCTGGACATCGATCGGGTCAATGCCCAGCAGGCGCGTCGCTTCCTCGACCGCGTGGTGGGTTACATGGTTTCGCCGCTGCTGTGGGCCAAGATCGCTCGCGGTCTGTCTGCCGGCCGTGTGCAATCGGTAGCCGTGAAGCTGGTGGTGGAGCGTGAGCGCGAGATTCGTGCGTTCAACCCGGAAGAGTACTGGGAAGTTCACGCTGACCTTGGCACTGCCAAGGGCGCCAATGTGCGTTTTGAAGTGGCCCGTGAAAACGGCGAAGCCTTCAAGCCGCTCAACGAAGCCCAGGCCATGGCTGCGCTGGAGAAGCTCAAGGCTTCCAGCTACACCATCGCCAAGCGCGAAGACAAACCGACCAGCAGCAAGCCGTCGGCACCGTTCATCACGTCCACCTTGCAACAGGCTGCCAGTAACCGCCTGGGCTTCGGTGTGAAGAAAACCATGATGATGGCCCAGCGTCTGTACGAAGCTGGCTACATCACTTACATGCGTACCGACTCGACCAACCTCTCGGTTGATGCCGTGGCGATGGCGCGTACTTATATTGAAGGTGAGTTCGGTAGCAAGTACCTGCCGGAAACACCGAACGTCTACAGCAGCAAGGAAGGCGCGCAAGAAGCTCACGAAGCGATTCGTCCTTCTGACGTGAATACCGATCCAAGCAAGCTGTCGGGCATGGAGCGTGACGCTGAGCGTCTCTACGAGCTGATCTGGCGCCAATTCGTCGCGTGCCAGATGCTGCCGGCGAAATACCTGTCGACCACCGTCAGCGTCGCAGCTAGCGGCTTCGAGCTGCGTGCCAAGGGCCGCATCCTGAAGTTCGACGGTTACACCCGCGTCATGCCGCAAATGGCCAAGCCTGGCGACGACGATGTGCTGCCGGACATGGCTCAAGGCGATGTGCTGAAGCTGATCAAGCTTGATCCAAGCCAGCACTTCACCAAGCCACCGGCACGTTACTCGGAAGCGAGCCTGGTTAAAGAAATGGAAAAACGCGGTATCGGTCGTCCTTCGACCTACGCGGCGATCATTTCGACTATCCAGGACCGCGGTTACGTCGCGCTGCACAACCGTCGTTTCTACTCGGAAAAGATGGGTGACATCGTCACCGAGCGTCTGTCCGAAAGCTTCTCGAACCTGATGGACTACGGCTTCACCGCGGGCATGGAAGAGAACCTCGATGACGTCGCCCAGGGTGAGCGCGACTGGAAAAACGTGCTGGACGAGTTCTACGGCGACTTCAAGAAGAAACTCGAAGTAGCCGAGAGCGCGGAAAACGGCATGCGTGCCAATCAGCCGGTCATGACCGACATTCCGTGCCTCACCTGCGGTCGTCCGATGCAGATTCGTACAGCATCGACCGGTGTGTTCCTTGGTTGCTCGGGCTACAGCCTGCCACCAAAAGAGCGCTGCAAAGCCACTGTCAACCTGGTACCGGGCGATGAAATCGCTGCGGACGACGAGGGTGAGTCGGAGTCTTTGGTGCTGCGTGGCAAGCATCGCTGCCCGATCTGCAGTACCGCGATGGATGCTTACCTGCTGGATGAGAAGCGCAAGCTGCACATCTGCGGTAACAACCCGGATTGCGCAGGTTACGAGATCGAAGAAGGCAGCTATCGCATCAAGGGCTACGAAGGTCCGAGCCTGGAGTGCGATAAGTGCGGCAGCGAAATGCAGTTGAAGACTGGTCGTTTCGGCAAGTTCTTCGGTTGCACCAACGCGACCTGCAAGAACACCCGCAAACTGCTGAAGAGCGGTGACGCGGCACCGCCGAAGATGGATCCGGTGAAGATGCCCGAGCTCAAGTGCGAGAAGGTCAACGACACCTACATTCTGCGTGACGGTGCTTCCGGCCTGTTCCTGGCGGCGAGCCAGTTCCCGAAAAACCGCGAGACCCGTGCTCCGCTGGTGATCGAGATCGTGCCGCACAAGGATGAGATCGATCCGAAGTACCACTTCCTCTGCGCGGCGCCGAAGAAGGACCCGGATGGTCTCCCGGCAGTGATCCGTTACAGCCGCAAGACCAAGGAGCAGTACGTGCAGACCGAAGTCGAGGGCAAGCCTACCGGTTGGAAGGCATTCTACGACGGTGGCAAGTGGGTGGTTGAAGACAAGCGCGTAGCCAAATAA
- the fadB gene encoding fatty acid oxidation complex subunit alpha FadB translates to MIYEGKAITVKALESGIVELKFDLKGESVNKFNRLSLNELRSAVDAIKADASVKGVIVSSGKDVFIVGADITEFVDNFKLPDAELVAGNLEANKIFSDFEDLNVPTVAAINGIALGGGLEMCLAADYRVMSTTAKIGLPEVKLGIYPGFGGTVRLPRIIGADNAIEWIAAGKENRPEDALKVGAVDAVVAPEKLQEAALELIKRAISGEFDYKAKRQPKLEKLKLNAIEQMMAFETAKGFVAGQAGPNYPAPVEAIKTIQKAANFGRDKALEVEAAGFVKLAKTSAAQSLIGLFLNDQELKKKAKAYDEIAKDVKQAAVLGAGIMGGGIAYQSASKGTPILMKDINEHGIEQGLAEAAKLLVGRVDKGRMTAAKMAEVLNGIRPTLSYGDFGHVDLVVEAVVENPKVKQAVLAEVEDKVKEDTILASNTSTISISLLAKALKRPENFVGMHFFNPVHMMPLVEVIRGEKSSELAVATTVAYAKKMGKNPIVVNDCPGFLVNRVLFPYFGGFAKLVSAGVDFVRIDKVMEKFGWPMGPAYLMDVVGIDTGHHGRDVMADGFPDRMKDDRRSAVDVLYEAKRLGQKNGKGFYAYETDKRGKQKKVADPSVLEVLKPIVFEQREVTDEDIINWMMIPLCLETVRCLEDGIVETAAEADMGLVYGIGFPPFRGGALRYIDAIGVAEFVALADQYADLGALYHPTEKLREMAKNGQSFFG, encoded by the coding sequence ATGATTTACGAAGGTAAAGCCATCACGGTTAAGGCTCTTGAAAGTGGCATCGTCGAATTGAAATTCGACCTCAAGGGTGAGTCCGTCAACAAGTTCAACCGTCTATCCCTGAACGAACTACGTTCGGCCGTAGACGCCATCAAGGCAGATGCGTCGGTCAAGGGTGTGATCGTCAGCAGTGGCAAGGACGTATTCATCGTCGGTGCCGACATCACCGAATTCGTCGACAACTTCAAGCTGCCGGATGCAGAGCTGGTTGCTGGCAACCTCGAAGCCAACAAGATTTTCAGCGATTTCGAAGACCTCAATGTACCAACCGTGGCCGCGATCAACGGCATCGCTTTGGGTGGCGGTCTGGAAATGTGCCTGGCGGCGGACTACCGCGTCATGTCCACCACGGCCAAGATCGGTCTGCCGGAAGTCAAACTGGGCATCTACCCAGGCTTCGGCGGTACCGTTCGCCTGCCGCGCATCATCGGTGCCGACAACGCCATCGAGTGGATTGCCGCTGGTAAGGAAAACCGTCCGGAAGATGCGCTGAAAGTCGGCGCAGTCGATGCGGTGGTCGCTCCAGAGAAGCTGCAGGAAGCGGCCCTGGAACTGATCAAGCGCGCCATTTCCGGCGAGTTCGATTACAAGGCCAAGCGTCAGCCGAAGCTGGAAAAGCTCAAGCTGAACGCCATCGAGCAAATGATGGCTTTCGAAACCGCCAAAGGTTTCGTGGCCGGTCAGGCTGGCCCGAACTATCCGGCGCCGGTTGAAGCGATCAAGACGATCCAGAAAGCCGCGAACTTCGGTCGCGACAAAGCTCTGGAAGTTGAAGCTGCCGGCTTCGTCAAACTGGCCAAGACCTCTGCTGCGCAGAGCTTGATCGGTCTGTTCCTGAATGATCAGGAACTGAAGAAAAAAGCCAAGGCCTACGACGAAATCGCCAAAGACGTGAAACAGGCTGCCGTACTCGGCGCCGGTATCATGGGGGGCGGTATCGCTTATCAGTCGGCGTCCAAAGGCACGCCAATCCTGATGAAGGACATCAACGAGCACGGTATCGAGCAGGGTCTGGCCGAAGCCGCGAAACTGCTGGTTGGCCGCGTTGATAAAGGCCGCATGACCGCAGCCAAAATGGCCGAAGTGCTCAACGGCATTCGTCCAACCCTGTCCTACGGTGATTTCGGCCACGTCGACCTGGTGGTCGAAGCCGTTGTCGAGAACCCTAAGGTCAAGCAAGCGGTATTGGCCGAAGTCGAAGACAAGGTCAAAGAGGACACCATCCTCGCGTCGAACACCTCGACCATTTCCATCAGCCTGTTGGCCAAGGCCCTCAAGCGTCCGGAAAACTTCGTCGGCATGCACTTCTTCAATCCGGTGCACATGATGCCGCTGGTTGAGGTCATTCGTGGCGAGAAGTCCAGCGAGCTGGCCGTTGCCACCACCGTTGCCTACGCCAAGAAAATGGGCAAGAACCCGATCGTCGTCAACGACTGTCCGGGCTTCCTGGTCAACCGCGTTCTGTTCCCGTACTTCGGCGGTTTCGCCAAGTTGGTCAGCGCCGGTGTGGACTTCGTCCGCATCGACAAGGTCATGGAAAAATTCGGCTGGCCAATGGGCCCGGCGTACCTGATGGACGTGGTCGGTATCGACACTGGTCACCACGGTCGTGACGTGATGGCTGACGGCTTCCCGGACCGAATGAAAGACGACCGTCGTTCGGCCGTTGACGTGCTCTATGAAGCCAAGCGCCTGGGCCAGAAGAACGGCAAGGGCTTCTACGCCTACGAGACCGACAAGCGCGGCAAGCAGAAGAAAGTAGCCGATCCGTCGGTACTCGAAGTGCTCAAGCCAATCGTCTTCGAACAGCGTGAAGTGACTGACGAAGACATCATCAACTGGATGATGATCCCGCTGTGCCTGGAAACCGTGCGTTGCCTGGAAGACGGCATCGTCGAAACCGCTGCCGAAGCCGACATGGGTCTGGTCTACGGTATTGGTTTCCCTCCATTCCGTGGCGGTGCACTGCGCTACATCGACGCAATCGGTGTTGCAGAGTTCGTTGCCCTGGCTGACCAGTACGCTGATTTGGGCGCGCTGTACCACCCGACCGAGAAGCTGCGCGAGATGGCCAAAAACGGCCAGAGCTTCTTCGGTTAA
- a CDS encoding S-methyl-5'-thioinosine phosphorylase, whose product MTVYAIIGGTGLTQLEGLSIRQSLALDTPYGAPSAEIQVGEYAGREVLFLARHGHPHRFPPHQVNYRANLWALKQAGAQAILAVNAVGGIHAAMGTGHFCVPHQLIDYTSGRQHTYFADDLEQVTHIDFSYPYSEPLREQLIAALAAEGCAYSSHGVYACTQGPRLETVAEIARLERDGCDIVGMTGMPEAALARELELDYACLALVVNPAAGKSTAVITMAEIEQALHDGMGKVKSTLARVLKG is encoded by the coding sequence ATGACGGTTTACGCGATTATCGGTGGCACCGGCCTGACCCAGCTCGAAGGCTTGAGCATTCGCCAGTCATTGGCTCTGGACACGCCGTACGGCGCACCATCGGCCGAGATCCAGGTCGGTGAATACGCTGGGCGGGAAGTGCTGTTTCTCGCTCGTCACGGCCATCCGCACCGTTTTCCGCCGCATCAGGTGAATTATCGGGCCAACCTGTGGGCATTGAAGCAGGCAGGCGCGCAGGCGATTCTGGCGGTCAATGCGGTCGGTGGGATTCATGCCGCCATGGGCACCGGGCATTTCTGCGTGCCTCATCAATTGATCGATTACACCAGCGGTCGCCAGCACACCTATTTTGCCGATGACCTGGAGCAGGTCACCCACATCGATTTCAGCTATCCCTACAGCGAACCATTACGCGAGCAGTTGATTGCCGCGTTGGCGGCTGAAGGCTGTGCCTACAGCAGTCACGGTGTGTATGCCTGCACCCAGGGCCCGCGGCTGGAAACCGTTGCCGAGATCGCCCGCCTGGAGCGTGATGGCTGCGACATCGTCGGCATGACCGGTATGCCGGAAGCGGCATTGGCTCGCGAGCTGGAGCTGGATTACGCGTGTCTGGCGCTGGTGGTGAACCCGGCGGCGGGCAAATCGACGGCGGTGATTACCATGGCCGAGATCGAGCAAGCGCTGCATGACGGAATGGGCAAAGTGAAGTCGACGTTGGCGCGGGTGCTTAAAGGTTAA
- the sulA gene encoding SOS-induced cell division inhibitor SulA — translation MQFPHTPQHTQLPLFEAFMAQPLAPTLKDVVESPWSAEPEVFSELSLRGAAGSCLNLLAPILRELSQDKDARWLTLIAPPASLTQAWLRDAGLNRERILLLQPRGTQSAQQLACEALRLGRSHTVVSWLNPLSSSARQQLISAARTGDAQSLNIRLG, via the coding sequence ATGCAGTTCCCTCACACACCACAGCACACACAACTTCCGCTGTTCGAAGCGTTCATGGCGCAGCCGTTGGCGCCGACTCTCAAAGACGTGGTCGAGTCACCCTGGAGCGCCGAACCCGAAGTGTTCAGTGAGCTGTCATTGCGTGGTGCGGCTGGGAGCTGCCTGAACCTTCTGGCCCCCATCCTCAGAGAGTTGAGCCAGGACAAGGACGCTCGCTGGCTGACACTGATCGCGCCACCCGCCAGCCTGACTCAAGCCTGGCTGCGAGATGCCGGCCTGAACCGCGAACGCATTCTGTTGCTACAACCGCGGGGAACACAAAGCGCCCAGCAACTGGCGTGCGAAGCCTTGCGCCTGGGCCGCAGTCACACCGTTGTAAGCTGGCTGAACCCGTTGAGTTCCAGCGCGCGCCAACAGCTGATCAGCGCCGCCCGTACCGGGGATGCTCAAAGTCTGAATATTCGGCTGGGCTAA
- a CDS encoding TetR/AcrR family transcriptional regulator, giving the protein MAQSETVERILDAAEQLFAEKGFAETSLRLITSKAGVNLAAVNYHFGSKKALIQAVFSRFLGPFCISLDRELERRQAKPDSKPSLEELLEILVEQALVVQPRSGNDLSIFMRLLGLAFSQSQGHLRRYLEDMYGKVFRRYMLLVNEAAPRIPPIELFWRVHFMLGAAAFSMSGIKALRAIAETDFGVNTSIEQVMRLMVPFLAAGMRAETGVTDEAMASAQLRPRSKSAPVAAKV; this is encoded by the coding sequence ATGGCCCAGTCGGAAACCGTTGAACGCATTCTCGATGCTGCCGAGCAGTTGTTCGCGGAAAAAGGTTTTGCCGAAACTTCATTGCGGCTGATCACCAGCAAGGCTGGGGTCAATCTGGCGGCAGTGAATTATCATTTCGGCTCAAAGAAGGCCTTGATTCAGGCAGTTTTCTCGCGTTTTCTCGGGCCTTTCTGCATCAGTCTCGATCGTGAGCTGGAGCGCCGTCAGGCCAAGCCGGACAGCAAGCCGAGCCTTGAAGAACTGCTGGAAATTCTCGTCGAACAAGCCCTTGTGGTGCAGCCACGCAGCGGCAACGATTTGTCTATCTTCATGCGCCTGTTGGGGCTGGCATTCAGTCAGAGCCAGGGGCATTTGCGGCGTTACCTGGAAGACATGTACGGCAAGGTATTCCGTCGTTACATGCTGCTGGTCAATGAAGCCGCGCCGCGTATTCCGCCTATCGAGCTGTTCTGGCGCGTGCACTTCATGCTCGGCGCAGCGGCGTTCAGCATGTCGGGGATCAAGGCCTTGCGCGCTATCGCCGAGACCGATTTCGGGGTGAACACCTCGATCGAGCAGGTGATGCGTCTGATGGTGCCGTTCCTGGCTGCTGGCATGCGCGCAGAAACCGGCGTCACCGACGAGGCCATGGCGTCGGCCCAGTTGCGTCCTCGCAGCAAATCGGCACCCGTCGCCGCCAAGGTTTAA
- a CDS encoding DUF6586 family protein gives MAFELYTRTNQKIYFAGLSLEALARAEEGRAMNSLALIQAGRESALFHLYGALLGLCHEIAGFYRLPQANAPRAELLLTREVLETIAIPEMAEMVELANNPETWLAKLLAAHAALFQPPRVPHKPKGDVTQPLIMAVNLDEEEAPQELSREELESWRQNLKDLAIRFREGLNEC, from the coding sequence ATGGCCTTTGAGCTCTATACCCGTACCAATCAGAAAATTTACTTTGCCGGTCTGTCGCTTGAGGCGCTGGCCCGGGCGGAAGAGGGGCGGGCAATGAATTCCCTGGCGCTGATCCAGGCCGGGCGTGAGTCAGCGTTGTTTCACTTGTACGGCGCACTGCTGGGCTTGTGTCATGAGATTGCCGGTTTTTACCGTTTGCCTCAGGCCAATGCACCGCGAGCAGAATTGTTGCTGACTCGTGAAGTGCTCGAGACCATCGCTATTCCGGAAATGGCGGAGATGGTCGAGTTGGCGAATAACCCTGAAACCTGGCTGGCAAAGCTTTTGGCTGCCCATGCCGCGCTGTTTCAACCGCCACGCGTGCCGCACAAGCCCAAGGGTGACGTGACCCAACCGCTGATCATGGCGGTTAACCTCGATGAAGAAGAGGCGCCTCAAGAGTTGAGTCGAGAAGAGCTGGAAAGCTGGCGTCAGAACCTCAAGGACTTGGCGATTCGGTTTCGCGAAGGGTTGAATGAGTGCTGA